From Rhineura floridana isolate rRhiFlo1 chromosome 5, rRhiFlo1.hap2, whole genome shotgun sequence, a single genomic window includes:
- the LOC133385746 gene encoding olfactory receptor 2AT4-like, translated as MENCNFTGGSVQYFFIVGFPNFQDHQFPLFFVFLVFYLLILVSNVTIIVAVATDPNLHKPMYFFLTNLSVLDILLTTTTIPKMLAMFLVNSKFISAQGCFLQMYCFHGLVVTETFLLVVMSYDRYEAICNPLHYTVRMTKTVNIQLAASAWFSALLVPIPAVVQSSQLVFSGTPKVYHCFCDHLAVVQAACQNSYTNFQNFLGLTIAMIVSFVPLVFVSVSYIHIINSVMQINSKEGRSKAFSTCSSHLIVVSTYYTSIAMAYLSYRVNMPIDVHVISNVVFAILTPLVNPLIYTLRNKEVKRAVKKFLNLIILFHGLKMESV; from the coding sequence ATGGAGAACTGCAACTTCACTGGTGGTTCTGTTCAATACTTCTTTATCGTTGGCTTTCCCAACTTTCAAGATCATCAGTTCCCTCTCTTTTTTGTCTTCTTGGTATTTTATCTCTTAATCCTTGTCAGTAACGTTACCATCATCGTGGCTGTCGCCACAGATCCAAACCTCCACAAACCCATGTATTTTTTCCTAACTAATCTCTCTGTCTTAGACATTCTTCTCACCACCACAACCATTCCCAAAATGTTGGCCATGTTTTTAGTCAATTCTAAATTTATCTCTGCCCAGGGGTGTTTCCTGCAGATGTATTGCTTCCATGGACTAGTGGTGACTGAAACTTTCCTCCTAGTCGTCATGTCTTATGACCGCTATGAGGCCATCTGCAATCCCTTGCACTACACAGTCAGAATGACAAAAACAGTGAATATCCAGCTGGCAGCAAGCGCCTGGTTCTCTGCACTCTTGGTCCCAATTCCAGCTGTTGTCCAGTCATCTCAGCTGGTCTTTAGTGGAACGCCCAAAGTTTACCATTGCTTTTGTGACCACTTGGCTGTTGTCCAAGCAGCTTGTCAAAACTCCTACACCAActtccagaattttctgggactcACTATTGCTATGATTGTCTCCTTTGTCCCACTTGTGTTTGTATCAGTTTCCTACATCCACATAATTAACTCTGTCATGCAGATCAACTCCAAAGAAGGACGAAGTAAGGCATTTTCAACTTGCTCCTCTCACCTGATTGTGGTTAGTACATATTACACCTCCATTGCCATGGCATACCTTTCCTACAGGGTCAACATGCCCATTGATGTCCATGTCATAAGCAATGTGGTTTTTGCTATTTTAACCCCATTGGTCAATCCTCTCATTTACACTCTGAGGAACAAGGAAGTCAAAAGGGCTGTGAAAAAGTTTCTCAATCTTATAATTTTATTTCATGGGCTAAAGATGGAATCAGTATAG